One window of Cucurbita pepo subsp. pepo cultivar mu-cu-16 chromosome LG19, ASM280686v2, whole genome shotgun sequence genomic DNA carries:
- the LOC111781599 gene encoding U-box domain-containing protein 16-like produces the protein MALSILYSGVMRTSKMWLLTQNESIANNFHELTLDLSTLLDIFPVKDAGLTEDVEELFYLLRNHCSESSAFVDPRDEDLRFRVLKTIDRIRDEIVPDYTELSEIFSRIDLRDSSSCREEIENLEDEVQNQTDEKSRSDVIALIGFVRYAKCVLYGASTPGSGFQRKDSISDLALPADFRCPISLDLMHDPVVVATGHTYDRAAITLWIESGHNTCPKTGQTLAHTDLIPNRALKNLIAMWCRQERIPFDVTESNKGGINGVTLNKAALEAMRMTASFLVNKLATPLDSVNDANGVVYELRVLAKTDSGSRGFIAQAGALPLLVRHLISDDPTLQVNAVTTVLNLSILEANKSLIMETDGALIGVIEVLRSGATWEAKGNAAATIFSLSSVHSYRRRLGRKTRVIRGLLDLAKDGPISSKRDALVTILTLAGDRETVGRLIEGGVMETVSHVMNSLPEEAVTILEMVVRKGGFVAIASAFNLIKKLGAVLREGSDRARESAAAALVTMCRQGGSDMVTELASMAGIERVIWEMMGSGTMRGRRKAASLLRILRRWAAGLDRNGGVGGGDLTMVSSSRMVGDSTAIVSPSRGAIVNS, from the exons ATGGCGTTATCTATACTATACAGCGGTGTCATGAG AACGAG CAAGATGTGGCTACTTACACAGAACGAATCTATTGctaataattttcatgaacTCACCTTGGATTTATCGACTCTTCTTGATATTTTTCCTGTGAAGGACGCTGGATTAACGGAAGACGTTGAGGAATTGTTCTATCTCTTGAGAAATCATTGCTCCGAATCCTCCGCCTTCGTCGATCCGAGAGATGAAGATCTTCGATTCAGAGTTTTGAAAACGATCGATCGGATTAGAGACGAAATCGTTCCGGATTATACCGAGTTGTCAGAGATTTTCTCGAGGATTGATCTTCGAGATTCTTCGAGTTGCAGAGAGGAAATCGAGAATCTGGAAGACGAAGTACAGAATCAAACGGATGAGAAATCGAGATCTGATGTGATTGCGTTGATCGGATTTGTTCGTTACGCGAAATGCGTTCTCTACGGCGCATCGACGCCGGGATCTGGATTTCAGCGGAAGGATTCGATCTCCGATTTGGCTTTACCAGCGGATTTCAGGTGTCCGATTAGTCTGGATTTAATGCACGATCCTGTAGTCGTGGCGACAGGTCATACGTACGATCGTGCGGCCATTACGCTCTGGATTGAATCTGGGCATAACACGTGTCCCAAGACAGGTCAGACTCTGGCCCACACGGACCTAATTCCGAACCGGGCTTTGAAAAATTTGATAGCGATGTGGTGCCGTCAGGAGAGAATTCCGTTTGA CGTAACGGAAAGTAACAAGGGGGGTATTAACGGCGTTACGTTAAACAAAGCGGCTTTGGAAGCAATGAGAATGACGGCGTCGTTTCTTGTTAACAAACTCGCAACGCCATTAGATTCCGTAAACGACGCGAACGGCGTCGTTTACGAGCTTCGCGTTTTGGCCAAAACAGATTCCGGCAGCCGTGGATTCATCGCGCAAGCCGGAGCTCTGCCGTTGCTTGTACGTCACCTCATCTCCGACGACCCGACTCTCCAAGTTAACGCCGTCACGACAGTGCTCAACCTCTCTATTCTTGAAGCGAACAAGTCTCTGATTATGGAGACGGACGGCGCGTTGATTGGAGTGATTGAGGTGCTCCGGTCCGGCGCCACGTGGGAGGCGAAAGGGAACGCCGCTGCCACAATCTTCAGCCTATCCAGTGTCCATAGTTACCGGCGGAGATTAGGAAGGAAGACACGTGTCATAAGGGGATTGCTCGATTTGGCCAAAGACGGGCCGATTAGTTCGAAGAGGGATGCTCTGGTGACGATTCTAACATTAGCCGGTGATCGAGAGACCGTCGGGAGGTTAATTGAAGGTGGGGTTATGGAGACGGTGAGCCATGTGATGAACAGTTTACCGGAGGAGGCGGTGACGATTCTGGAAATGGTAGTGAGGAAAGGGGGATTTGTGGCGATTGCTTCGGCTTTCAATCTGATTAAGAAATTGGGGGCGGTTTTGAGAGAGGGCTCCGATAGGGCTCGAGAGAGCGCGGCGGCGGCTCTGGTGACAATGTGCCGGCAAGGTGGGTCCGACATGGTGACGGAGCTGGCATCGATGGCTGGAATTGAGAGAGTCATTTGGGAGATGATGGGGAGTGGGACGATGAGGGGACGGCGGAAAGCGGCGTCGCTGTTGAGAATACTCCGACGATGGGCGGCGGGTTTGGACAGAAACGGCGGCGTGGGCGGAGGAGACTTAACGATGGTGAGTTCTTCAAGAATGGTCGGCGATTCCACCGCCATTGTTAGTCCATCGAGAGGAGCAATTGTTAATAGCTAG
- the LOC111781128 gene encoding CBL-interacting serine/threonine-protein kinase 14-like translates to MPEFDGGDPSPEGILFGKYELGKLLGRGAFAKVYHGRNVHTGKSVAIKAVNKLKVLNGGFTAHVKREIDIMRRLRHPNVVRLFEVLATKTKIYFVMEFAKGGELFTKVSKGRFSENLSRRYFQQLITAVGYCHSRGIFHRDLKPENLLLDENFDLRVSDFGLGALTDQIRPDGLLHTLCGTPAYVAPEILAKKGYDGAKIDVWSCGIILYVLTAGFLPFNDSNLMAMYRKIYRGDFRCPKWTSPDLRRFLSRLLDTNPETRITVDEIHQDPWFRKGFQEEKIQFEDYSVSELYGDMNNAKCLNAFDLISFSLCFDSTGLINETEFSSDVERFLSAESPEKIIMTVEEVSKSENAAVEKNGWGARVEGHDGGFVAVIEIFRLTEELVVVEIKNRVREIDQIWKEKLRPQLDCLIYQSE, encoded by the coding sequence ATGCCGGAATTCGACGGCGGCGACCCTTCACCGGAGGGGATTCTGTTCGGAAAATATGAACTCGGGAAGCTTTTAGGCCGTGGAGCCTTCGCGAAGGTCTACCATGGCAGAAACGTTCATACAGGAAAAAGCGTTGCGATTAAAGCTGTTAACAAACTCAAGGTCTTAAATGGCGGTTTCACGGCGCACGTTAAGAGAGAAATTGATATCATGCGCCGCCTCCGCCATCCCAACGTCGTTCGTCTTTTCGAAGTTCTTGCAACGAAGACGAAGATTTATTTCGTAATGGAATTCGCCAAAGGCGGAGAGCTTTTCACGAAGGTTTCCAAAGGACGATTCAGTGAGAATCTCAGCCGTCGATATTTTCAGCAATTGATTACCGCCGTTGGATACTGTCATTCCAGAGGAATTTTTCATCGCGATTTGAAACCGGAAAATCTCCTTCTCGATGAAAATTTCGATCTCAGAGTTTCGGATTTCGGACTCGGTGCTTTAACGGATCAGATTCGACCCGACGGATTGCTTCATACACTCTGTGGAACTCCGGCGTACGTCGCGCCGGAGATTCTCGCGAAGAAAGGCTACGACGGCGCGAAGATCGACGTCTGGTCTTGCGGTATAATCCTCTATGTTCTTACTGCCGGATTTCTTCCGTTTAATGATTCCAATTTAATGGCGATGTATCGGAAGATTTACAGAGGCGATTTCCGGTGTCCGAAATGGACGTCGCCAGATCTCCGGCGGTTTTTATCGCGGCTTTTGGATACGAATCCGGAGACGAGGATCACCGTCGATGAGATTCATCAAGATCCGTGGTTCAGAAAGGGATTTCAAGAGGAGAAGATTCAATTCGAGGATTATTCGGTTTCAGAGCTTTACGGCGATATGAACAATGCGAAATGTTTGAATgcttttgatttaatttcgTTCTCTCTTTGCTTCGATTCAACTGGATTGATCAACGAGACGGAATTTTCGTCCGATGTTGAGAGGTTTCTCTCCGCCGAATCGCCGGAGAAGATCATAATGACGGTGGAGGAGGTTTCGAAGTCGGAAAATGCGGCGGTGGAGAAGAACGGTTGGGGAGCTAGAGTGGAAGGGCACGACGGCGGATTCGTCGCCGTTATAGAGATTTTCCGGCTGACGGAGGAATTAGTGGTGGTTGAGATCAAAAACAGAGTGAGGGAAATCGATcaaatttggaaagaaaaattaagacCTCAACTCGATTGTTTGATCTACCAGTCGGAATAA
- the LOC111781598 gene encoding adenine/guanine permease AZG1-like → MAAAAADLPLPTQHKPSLPMRLNSFVATTRVGKRFKLTQRSTTFTTELRAGTATFLTMAYILAVNASILTDSGGTCSAADCTPLCSDPTLPLSACTGPTHHVIQPDISCKFRPVNPGYSACLETTRKDLIIATGASSLIGSFIMGVFANLPLALAPGMGTNAYFAFAVVGFHGSGQLPYRSALAAIFIEGLIFLLISAVGLRAKIAKLIPKPIRISSSAGIGLFLAFIGLQSNQGIGLIGYNASTLVTIGACPKNSRAALAAVVTAPNGTVSLLRNGAVSDQILCLNNRMQSPTFWLGVVGFAIIAYCLVKNIKGAMIYGVVFVTAVSWFRNTVVTVFPDTTAGDSAFNYFKKVIDVHWIKTTAGALSFRDLGKPHFWEAMFTFLYVDILDTTGTLYSAARFAGFTDAAGDFEGXV, encoded by the exons atggcggcggcggcggcggattTACCACTACCGACTCAACACAAACCATCACTACCGATGAGGCTAAACTCTTTCGTCGCCACCACCCGCGTCGGAAAGCGATTCAAACTCACCCAACGAAGCACAACCTTCACAACCGAACTCCGCGCCGGCACCGCCACTTTCCTCACGATGGCCTACATTCTCGCCGTAAACGCTAGCATCCTCACCGACTCCGGCGGCACGTGCTCCGCCGCCGACTGCACACCCCTCTGCTCCGACCCGACCCTCCCCCTCTCCGCCTGCACCGGTCCGACCCACCACGTCATCCAACCGGACATTTCCTGCAAATTCCGACCCGTCAACCCGGGTTACTCCGCCTGCCTAGAAACGACCCGAAAAGATCTAATCATCGCCACCGGAGCCTCGTCGCTCATCGGGAGTTTCATAATGGGTGTTTTCGCAAATCTCCCTTTAGCCTTAGCTCCCGGAATGGGCACCAACGCTTACTTCGCCTTCGCCGTCGTCGGGTTCCACGGGTCGGGTCAATTACCGTACAGAAGCGCTTTAGCCGCCATTTTCATCGAAGGCTTAATCTTCCTTCTAATCTCCGCCGTCGGATTACGAGCCAAAATCGCCAAATTAATCCCAAAACCCATCAGAATCTCATCCTCCGCCGGAATCGGACTGTTCCTCGCCTTCATCGGATTACAGAGCAATCAAGGAATTGGGCTAATCGGGTACAACGCCTCGACCCTCGTCACCATCGGAGCCTGCCCGAAGAATTCCCGGGCAGCGTTAGC GGCAGTCGTAACTGCCCCAAATGGAACGGTCAGTTTGCTCCGTAACGGCGCCGTTTCCGATCAGATTCTCTGCCTGAACAACCGAATGCAAAGCCCCACGTTCTGGCTCGGCGTGGTGGGATTCGCCATCATTGCGTATTGTTTGGTGAAAAACATCAAAGGCGCGATGATATACGGCGTCGTTTTCGTGACGGCGGTTTCGTGGTTCCGTAACACCGTCGTAACGGTATTTCCCGACACGACGGCCGGCGACTCTGCgtttaattatttcaagaaGGTCATCGACGTTCATTGGATTAAAACCACCGCCGGAGCTTTGAGTTTCCGGGATTTGGGGAAACCCCATTTCTGGGAAGCGATGTTCACATTCCTTTATGTCGACATTCTCGACACCACCGGAACTCTGTACTCCGCCGCCCGTTTCGCCGGATTCACCGACGCCGCCGGCGACTTCGAGGGGCNGGTTTAA